From Rattus rattus isolate New Zealand chromosome 17, Rrattus_CSIRO_v1, whole genome shotgun sequence, the proteins below share one genomic window:
- the LOC116886407 gene encoding lysophosphatidylcholine acyltransferase 2, which translates to MASVNNDGSIDFREYVIGLAVLCNPANTEDIIQVAFKLFDVDEDGYITEEEFCTILQASLGVPDLNVSGLFREIAQGDSVSYEEFKSFALKHPEYAKIFTTYLDLQTCHVFSLPEDVQTAPSVASNKVSPESHEEGTSGKKVD; encoded by the exons ATGGCCTCAGTG AATAACGACGGCAGTATTGACTTCCGAGAGTACGTGATCGGCTTGGCTGTCTTATGCAACCCTGCCAACACAGAAGACATCATCCAGGTGGCATTTAAG CTCTTTGATGTTGATGAGGACGGCTACATCACGGAGGAAGAGTTTTGCACCATTCTGCAGGCTTCTCTCGGAGTGCCTGACCTTAATGTTTCTGGGCTCTTCAGAGAAATTGCCCAAGGGGACTCTGTTTCCTACG agGAATTCAAAAGTTTTGCTCTGAAGCACCCAGAATATGCCAAGATATTTACAACATATTTAGACCTCCAGACATGCCATGTATTTTCACTGCCAGAAGACGTCCAGACAGCTCCCTCTGTTGCTAGTAATAAAGTCAGCCCCGAGAGCCATGAGGAGGGCACCTCAGGCAAAAAGGTTGACTGA